The following are from one region of the Treponema denticola genome:
- a CDS encoding prolyl oligopeptidase family serine peptidase, which produces MQYKKSDVSDNYFGTIVPDPYRWLEDDNAPEVIAWVKDENKKTEEFLSKISFRGELKKRLEEIWDYEKRSGLFKAGNFYYFFRTEGLQNQSIMYRQSGNIKAESSPEVFFDPNKLSSDGTTALKNLAFSKDGRYMAYSVSGSGSDWEEIFVFDAEKKADTGEHIHWVKFSNIAWYKDGFFYSSYDAPDKGKSLTEKNEFQKLKYHKLGTKESDDLLIFEDKDHPLRSFSASTTEDEKTLLLTAFEVGSEGNMLFVADLSEGLPKCSGCFKQYNTHFNDSVWPLETESGFLYLLTNKQAPFYRVVKTSLHNISEESIDEVIPQKDCLLSSAALCGGKLLTVYLRDVQDEAFICGLDGKNGTKINLPANGSISFSGTRKNEDSLFFNFTSYTTPNKIIRYDIKTNSLTDFFVPAIPINTEDFKCEQVFFKSKDGTKIPMHIVSKKDIKLDGNNPTILYGYGGFAISLPPAFSAARMAFLEKGGIFACVNLRGGLEYGEAWHSAGKKMKKQNVFDDFIAAGEYLIEHKYTSTKKLAIQGGSNGGLLIGAVTNQRPDLFAVAIPQVGVLDMLRYQHFTIGWAWVDEYGSSEDSKEMFEYLYAYSPLHNVKAGINYPSIMVCTGDHDDRVVPAHSFKYAQALHDTYKGENPILIRITEKAGHGAGKPTAKIIEETADIYAFIFKQTGHII; this is translated from the coding sequence ATGCAATATAAAAAATCGGATGTTTCCGACAATTATTTTGGAACCATCGTGCCTGACCCGTACAGATGGCTTGAAGACGATAATGCACCCGAAGTCATAGCTTGGGTTAAAGACGAGAATAAAAAAACCGAAGAATTTTTATCCAAAATCTCGTTCAGAGGAGAGCTAAAAAAACGGCTTGAAGAAATTTGGGATTATGAAAAACGCTCAGGTCTTTTTAAGGCAGGAAATTTCTATTATTTTTTTAGAACGGAAGGCTTACAAAATCAAAGCATTATGTACCGCCAAAGCGGAAACATAAAGGCAGAAAGCTCTCCTGAAGTCTTTTTTGATCCGAACAAGCTAAGCTCGGACGGAACTACGGCCTTAAAAAATCTTGCCTTTTCCAAGGATGGAAGATACATGGCCTACTCCGTATCGGGAAGCGGCTCCGACTGGGAAGAAATCTTTGTCTTTGATGCCGAAAAAAAAGCCGATACGGGAGAACACATCCACTGGGTAAAATTTTCAAATATTGCATGGTATAAGGACGGCTTTTTTTACAGCTCATACGATGCTCCCGATAAAGGAAAATCTTTAACCGAAAAAAATGAGTTTCAAAAGCTCAAGTATCATAAACTTGGAACAAAAGAAAGCGATGACCTTCTCATTTTTGAGGACAAGGATCATCCCCTGCGCTCTTTTTCCGCAAGTACAACTGAAGACGAGAAAACCCTTCTTCTTACAGCTTTTGAAGTCGGAAGCGAGGGCAATATGCTCTTTGTTGCGGATCTAAGCGAAGGCCTTCCTAAATGTTCAGGCTGCTTTAAACAATACAACACTCATTTTAATGACAGTGTCTGGCCCCTTGAAACGGAAAGCGGCTTTTTATATTTATTAACCAATAAACAAGCTCCATTTTACCGAGTTGTAAAGACCTCTTTACACAATATCAGTGAAGAGTCCATCGATGAAGTGATTCCCCAAAAAGACTGCCTTTTATCAAGCGCGGCCCTTTGCGGAGGAAAACTTCTTACGGTTTACTTGAGGGATGTTCAGGATGAGGCCTTTATCTGCGGCCTTGATGGAAAAAACGGCACAAAAATAAATCTGCCTGCAAATGGAAGTATTTCTTTTTCAGGAACACGAAAAAATGAAGACTCTTTATTTTTCAATTTTACCTCTTATACAACTCCCAACAAAATCATACGCTATGATATAAAAACAAACAGTTTAACAGACTTTTTTGTTCCTGCCATTCCAATCAACACTGAAGACTTTAAATGCGAACAGGTCTTTTTTAAGAGCAAGGACGGAACAAAGATTCCTATGCACATTGTTTCAAAAAAAGATATTAAACTCGACGGAAATAACCCGACGATTCTGTATGGGTACGGAGGCTTTGCTATTTCTCTTCCGCCCGCCTTCTCTGCAGCCAGAATGGCCTTTTTGGAAAAAGGAGGCATCTTTGCCTGCGTAAATTTACGCGGCGGCCTTGAATACGGAGAAGCATGGCACTCAGCCGGAAAAAAGATGAAAAAACAAAACGTCTTCGACGATTTTATTGCAGCCGGCGAATATTTGATAGAACACAAATATACTTCAACCAAAAAACTTGCAATTCAAGGAGGCTCAAACGGAGGCCTTTTAATAGGAGCCGTAACAAACCAACGCCCCGATCTTTTTGCCGTTGCAATCCCTCAGGTTGGAGTCTTGGACATGCTCCGCTACCAGCATTTTACCATAGGCTGGGCTTGGGTCGATGAATACGGAAGCAGCGAGGACAGTAAGGAGATGTTTGAATATCTTTATGCTTACTCTCCCCTCCATAACGTAAAAGCAGGCATCAATTATCCTTCCATTATGGTATGTACAGGCGACCATGACGACAGGGTTGTTCCTGCACACTCCTTTAAGTATGCCCAAGCTCTGCATGACACTTACAAGGGAGAAAACCCTATCCTCATCCGTATAACCGAAAAAGCGGGCCACGGAGCCGGCAAACCCACTGCAAAGATAATAGAAGAAACGGCGGATATCTACGCCTTTATCTTTAAGCAAACCGGTCATATAATCTAA
- the mraZ gene encoding division/cell wall cluster transcriptional repressor MraZ encodes MTGEYKNTLDEKGRIMFPARIRAELPDSNLVITRGVGNCLWIFTADKWKKFSDEIMKKTSLFKAQSLLVMRRLIAPAQEIEVDKNGRISIPQSLRECAGLEKDCIILGLGKHFELWDLKQYEKYLKESEPDFSEAAEALGDIGF; translated from the coding sequence ATGACCGGAGAATATAAGAATACTCTTGATGAAAAAGGAAGAATTATGTTTCCGGCTAGGATTCGTGCAGAATTACCCGACTCAAATTTGGTTATTACAAGAGGTGTAGGTAACTGTCTTTGGATTTTTACTGCGGATAAATGGAAAAAGTTTTCTGATGAGATCATGAAGAAAACTTCCCTATTTAAAGCTCAATCCTTGTTGGTTATGAGACGCTTAATTGCTCCGGCACAAGAAATTGAGGTTGATAAAAACGGCCGTATATCTATTCCCCAGAGCCTCCGCGAGTGTGCAGGGCTCGAAAAAGACTGCATTATTTTAGGTCTCGGTAAACACTTTGAATTGTGGGACCTAAAGCAATATGAAAAATATTTAAAGGAGAGTGAGCCGGATTTTTCTGAAGCTGCCGAAGCTTTGGGTGATATAGGTTTTTAG
- the rsmH gene encoding 16S rRNA (cytosine(1402)-N(4))-methyltransferase RsmH, with translation MQPVHTSVLLEECLEFLKPDASDNIFVDGTLGEGGHTEAFLKRYPQLNAIGVDADVSIQERAKERLKPFGERIRFHLGWSDEFFKNYPKDSAPPNLILLDLGISMFHYVKSGRGFSFSSDEPLDMRLNPELRLSAADIVNSYNEKDLADLIFNYGEERYSRKIASRIVEQRAAAAFSTAKELADCIYKAVPQNYRHGKIHPATKTFQALRIAVNGELDRLPRLLEAAFSVLAPNGRLGLITFHSLEDRIVKFYFKELGKSCTCPENMPICKCGGRPRAEVLTKKAVKASDEEIRLNPPSRSARLRVVRKIDYRES, from the coding sequence ATGCAGCCAGTTCATACATCGGTCTTGCTTGAGGAATGTCTCGAATTCTTAAAACCCGATGCTTCCGATAATATTTTTGTAGACGGAACATTGGGAGAAGGCGGACATACTGAAGCTTTTTTAAAAAGATATCCTCAACTGAATGCGATAGGCGTTGATGCCGATGTTTCTATTCAAGAACGGGCAAAAGAAAGGTTAAAGCCCTTCGGTGAACGCATCCGGTTTCACTTAGGCTGGTCCGATGAGTTTTTTAAAAATTACCCGAAAGACTCTGCTCCTCCAAATTTAATTCTTTTGGATTTGGGAATATCCATGTTTCACTATGTAAAATCGGGTAGGGGATTTTCTTTTTCTTCTGACGAACCATTGGATATGAGACTGAATCCTGAGCTTAGGTTGAGTGCTGCCGATATTGTCAATTCTTATAACGAAAAAGATTTGGCGGATTTAATTTTTAATTATGGTGAGGAGCGTTACTCAAGAAAGATAGCGTCCCGTATAGTTGAGCAAAGGGCCGCGGCCGCTTTTAGTACTGCAAAAGAATTGGCTGATTGTATTTACAAGGCTGTCCCTCAAAATTACAGGCATGGAAAAATTCATCCTGCAACAAAAACTTTCCAAGCTCTTAGAATTGCAGTGAACGGAGAGCTTGATAGACTGCCCCGTCTTTTGGAAGCGGCTTTTTCGGTTTTGGCTCCTAACGGACGGCTTGGGCTTATTACTTTTCATTCTCTTGAGGATAGAATTGTAAAGTTCTATTTTAAAGAATTAGGGAAAAGCTGTACCTGTCCCGAAAATATGCCGATATGTAAGTGCGGGGGCAGGCCTAGGGCTGAGGTTTTAACAAAAAAAGCCGTTAAGGCTTCGGATGAGGAAATAAGGCTTAATCCTCCGTCGAGGAGTGCACGCCTTAGGGTTGTGCGTAAAATTGATTATCGGGAGAGTTAA
- a CDS encoding cell division protein FtsL produces the protein MKKILAVLFTLFIPLFLFAVVLQSSRYTSVERDLADYNKEQSKIIEENKKKISGISILSKPERIERIAVEELKMRKALSAEILRVSISKENKDG, from the coding sequence ATGAAAAAAATACTTGCAGTGCTTTTCACATTGTTTATTCCTCTTTTTTTGTTTGCGGTGGTTTTGCAGTCTTCGCGTTATACAAGTGTTGAAAGAGATTTGGCTGATTATAATAAGGAACAGTCTAAAATTATTGAGGAAAATAAAAAGAAAATTTCCGGTATTTCTATTTTATCGAAGCCCGAGCGTATCGAAAGAATTGCCGTTGAAGAATTAAAAATGAGAAAAGCTTTGTCGGCCGAGATTTTGAGGGTTTCAATTTCAAAGGAGAATAAGGATGGTTAG
- a CDS encoding UDP-N-acetylmuramoyl-tripeptide--D-alanyl-D-alanine ligase yields the protein MVREKLSNNLDYSLMTLDELLTSTDGRLVYKSDTSRFFSSVAIDSRNVKNNSLFIPLRGEKQDGHIYIEPALKNGTKFFVVDFDHLDENETTLLSLCKKYDASCVAVKNNLKALQDAARYYLSKFPNLYKIGITGSSGKTTTKEILTSIYSKKYNTVSTKGNLNSETGLPLSVFEVRPEHEAGIFELGMNRKGEIAEIASVLLPNAAIITNIGTAHIGILGTKQAIAEEKKEIFSFFKNDSLGFIPECEFTDFLKDIPHGSVFTVSDNDSSLVQKVEDAGVLGSKIFYKGEEILFPLPGVYNVKNALLCIALAEKKGFSAKEIKSGLEAVRPLFGRSQVLYGFVTYFLDCYNANPDSMKSAIEFCDSINTECAKHYVLASMLELGAESDYEHKKIIEDALKSNADNLYFFGDDICSAFEGLNVSSSKKIYKFKTNQFDALKEQLKENLSKDDFVLLKGSRSMELERLESVLKEGEI from the coding sequence ATGGTTAGAGAAAAGTTAAGCAACAATTTAGACTATTCTCTTATGACTCTTGATGAATTGCTTACAAGTACCGATGGAAGGCTTGTTTATAAATCCGATACATCGAGGTTTTTTTCGTCAGTCGCCATAGACAGCCGTAATGTAAAAAATAATTCTCTTTTTATTCCTTTGCGCGGTGAAAAGCAGGATGGACATATTTATATAGAGCCTGCCTTAAAGAATGGAACTAAATTTTTTGTTGTTGACTTTGATCATCTTGATGAAAATGAAACTACATTGTTGTCCTTGTGCAAAAAGTACGATGCTTCATGTGTTGCCGTAAAAAATAATTTAAAGGCTTTGCAGGATGCTGCAAGATATTATTTGTCGAAATTTCCCAATCTTTATAAGATAGGTATTACGGGATCGAGCGGTAAAACAACTACAAAAGAAATTTTGACTTCGATATATTCTAAAAAATATAATACCGTATCGACAAAGGGTAATTTAAATTCCGAAACGGGTTTACCTCTTTCCGTTTTTGAAGTAAGGCCCGAACATGAAGCCGGAATATTTGAGCTTGGCATGAACCGTAAGGGGGAGATAGCCGAAATAGCAAGCGTTCTTTTACCAAACGCCGCTATAATTACAAACATAGGAACTGCCCATATCGGTATTCTCGGCACAAAGCAGGCAATAGCTGAGGAAAAAAAAGAAATTTTTTCATTTTTTAAAAATGATTCTTTAGGCTTTATTCCTGAATGTGAATTTACGGATTTCTTAAAAGATATTCCTCATGGTTCTGTTTTTACGGTTTCAGATAATGATTCTTCATTGGTACAAAAGGTTGAAGATGCCGGTGTATTAGGTTCTAAAATTTTTTATAAAGGAGAAGAAATTTTATTCCCATTACCCGGAGTATATAATGTAAAAAATGCTCTTTTATGTATAGCCTTGGCGGAAAAAAAAGGTTTTTCGGCTAAGGAAATTAAATCGGGTTTAGAAGCCGTGCGGCCTCTGTTTGGTAGATCGCAGGTTTTGTACGGCTTTGTAACCTATTTTTTGGATTGCTATAATGCAAATCCCGACTCGATGAAAAGTGCAATAGAGTTTTGTGATTCTATAAATACCGAATGTGCAAAACATTATGTTTTGGCATCTATGCTTGAGCTGGGGGCTGAATCCGACTATGAGCATAAAAAAATAATTGAAGATGCATTAAAATCAAATGCCGATAATTTATACTTTTTTGGAGATGATATTTGTTCCGCTTTTGAAGGTTTGAACGTTTCTTCTTCAAAGAAAATATATAAGTTTAAAACAAATCAATTCGATGCATTAAAAGAACAGCTTAAAGAAAATTTGTCTAAAGATGATTTTGTTTTATTAAAAGGTTCAAGATCAATGGAACTTGAAAGATTGGAATCCGTTTTAAAAGAAGGGGAGATTTAA